The Microbacterium paraoxydans genome includes a window with the following:
- a CDS encoding NAD(P)H-binding protein has protein sequence MKVAITGGSGFVGRALADRLEEPVVISRRSGTDITDVDALTAAFAGCDAVAHCAGINREIGDQTFRRVHVEGTAAVVEAARRAGVRRLVMVSFLRARPDCGSGYHESKWEAEEIVRGSGLPHTILKSGMIYGPGDHMVDHVTRAVRTLPFFWTVGYRERTARPVPVEDAADVLVAALEGRIPEPTVAVMGADEVTLGEAIRRIARVAGRRPAFLPVPTWVVRVLAQLTEWTMVVPLVAKAQARMLAEGVSEPAPWAPEPPEGIRPSRPFDDDSIRAALPTGRFGLSDLRLARALRIA, from the coding sequence ATGAAGGTCGCCATCACCGGAGGCAGTGGATTCGTCGGCCGCGCCCTCGCCGATCGCCTGGAGGAGCCCGTGGTGATCTCCCGACGCTCCGGCACGGACATCACGGACGTCGATGCGCTGACCGCAGCCTTCGCCGGATGCGACGCCGTGGCCCACTGCGCCGGGATCAACCGGGAGATCGGCGACCAGACCTTCCGGCGTGTGCACGTGGAGGGGACGGCCGCCGTCGTCGAAGCCGCTCGCCGCGCCGGTGTCCGACGCCTCGTCATGGTGAGCTTCCTCCGCGCCCGTCCCGACTGCGGCTCCGGCTACCACGAGTCGAAGTGGGAGGCCGAGGAGATCGTCCGCGGCTCCGGGCTGCCGCACACGATCCTGAAGTCCGGGATGATCTACGGCCCCGGCGATCACATGGTCGATCACGTGACCCGCGCCGTCCGCACCCTCCCCTTCTTCTGGACGGTCGGCTACCGCGAACGCACCGCCCGCCCGGTCCCGGTCGAGGATGCCGCGGACGTGCTGGTGGCCGCGCTGGAGGGGCGGATCCCGGAGCCGACGGTCGCGGTGATGGGCGCGGACGAGGTGACGCTCGGAGAGGCCATCCGCCGGATCGCCCGTGTCGCCGGACGCCGCCCCGCCTTCCTCCCGGTGCCGACCTGGGTCGTGCGGGTGCTCGCGCAGCTCACGGAGTGGACCATGGTCGTGCCCCTGGTGGCGAAGGCGCAGGCGCGGATGCTCGCGGAGGGTGTGAGCGAGCCGGCGCCGTGGGCACCGGAGCCGCCGGAGGGTATCCGCCCCTCACGACCGTTCGACGACGACAGCATCCGCGCGGCACTGCCCACCGGGCGCTTCGGCCTGTCGGACCTGCGGCTGGCGCGCGCGCTTCGAATCGCGTGA
- the hemQ gene encoding hydrogen peroxide-dependent heme synthase, translated as MSDLREENPSGYTLWAVWRRNPDAPVTENDATELESIVSHVEDSGVTVRGFYDVSGLKADADLMVWLHGATAEELQKALRRLRRTEMLRSLLPVWNVMGVHRDAEFNRAHVPGFLRGIEPKDWLCLYPFVRTPEWYLAPESERRAMLADHGRKGAAFTGVIANTVASFALGDYEWLLPLEADELTDLVDMMRDLRYTDARMFVKEEVPFYTGRRLRFDEIADVLQ; from the coding sequence ATGTCCGACCTGCGCGAAGAGAACCCGTCCGGTTACACCCTCTGGGCCGTCTGGCGACGCAATCCTGACGCCCCCGTCACCGAGAACGATGCGACCGAGCTCGAGTCGATCGTCTCGCACGTCGAGGACTCCGGCGTCACCGTCCGCGGCTTCTACGACGTCTCCGGGCTCAAGGCCGACGCCGACCTCATGGTGTGGCTGCACGGCGCCACCGCCGAGGAGCTGCAGAAGGCTCTCCGCCGCCTGCGCCGCACCGAGATGCTGCGCTCGCTCCTCCCGGTGTGGAACGTCATGGGCGTCCACCGTGACGCGGAGTTCAACCGCGCGCACGTCCCCGGCTTCCTCCGCGGCATCGAGCCCAAGGACTGGCTCTGCCTCTACCCGTTCGTCCGCACGCCGGAGTGGTACCTCGCGCCGGAGAGCGAGCGTCGCGCGATGCTCGCCGACCACGGGCGCAAGGGTGCGGCGTTCACCGGCGTCATCGCGAACACGGTGGCCTCCTTCGCCCTCGGCGACTACGAGTGGCTGCTGCCGCTGGAAGCCGACGAGCTGACCGACCTCGTCGACATGATGCGCGACCTCCGCTACACCGACGCCCGCATGTTCGTGAAGGAGGAGGTGCCCTTCTACACGGGGCGCCGCCTGCGCTTCGACGAGATCGCGGACGTGCTGCAGTAA
- a CDS encoding protoporphyrinogen/coproporphyrinogen oxidase, which translates to MSPERPAPAEPADLAARAAQKHVVVVGGGVGGLVAARECAKVGMRVTLLEGSEALGGVIRRVALDGVVVDAGAESYATKGGHVRALVDDLGLSDRVVTPQAGGAWLAGLPGGGAAPLPAGGILGIPGNPFQDDVRRIIGWSGAWRAYLDRVRPPLTIGHQLSLGRLVASRMGEKVRDRLVAPVTTGVYSASPDDVDIDVAAPGLNAALTRVGSLSGAVLALRGEGASRGAKTPGAAVEGLVGGMSVLVDALAADLDELGVTVRTRVRARRLTTDGTTWRVVVEEPAADQPIEGEEATQEAELVADAVIVATSEHGARELLAGAVPALAAADAAPAPEIEIISLLLDAPALRTPPRGTGVLTVPHSHTAKALTHSTAKWSWVREAAGDREVVRVSFGAQGEPAATAALEDEAAIDLARREASALLGVPLSPDQVVAGHRGRFVQAQPASIIGSAERRAAARQAVQAVPGLAAVGAWLAGTGLAQVVPDAAKEADRLRRALLWD; encoded by the coding sequence ATGAGCCCCGAGCGCCCCGCACCCGCTGAACCGGCCGACCTGGCCGCCCGTGCCGCACAGAAGCACGTCGTCGTGGTGGGAGGCGGCGTCGGCGGACTGGTGGCCGCCCGTGAGTGCGCGAAGGTCGGCATGCGGGTGACGCTGCTCGAGGGGTCCGAGGCCCTGGGCGGCGTGATCCGCAGGGTCGCCCTGGACGGGGTCGTCGTCGACGCCGGGGCGGAGAGCTACGCGACGAAGGGCGGGCACGTCCGCGCCCTCGTGGACGACCTCGGCCTCTCCGACCGCGTCGTGACGCCGCAGGCGGGAGGGGCGTGGCTCGCCGGGCTCCCCGGCGGCGGCGCGGCACCGCTCCCGGCCGGCGGCATCCTCGGCATCCCCGGCAACCCGTTCCAGGACGACGTCCGCCGCATCATCGGCTGGTCCGGCGCCTGGCGGGCCTATCTCGACCGGGTGCGCCCGCCGCTCACGATCGGGCACCAGCTGAGCCTCGGCCGCCTCGTCGCCTCGCGCATGGGGGAGAAGGTGCGCGACCGCCTCGTCGCCCCCGTCACCACGGGCGTCTACTCGGCATCCCCGGACGACGTGGACATCGATGTCGCCGCCCCCGGACTCAACGCCGCCCTCACCCGCGTCGGCTCCCTGTCCGGTGCGGTGCTGGCCCTCCGCGGAGAGGGTGCGTCGCGCGGCGCGAAGACACCCGGTGCCGCCGTCGAGGGGCTCGTCGGCGGCATGAGCGTGCTCGTCGACGCCCTCGCGGCCGACCTCGACGAACTCGGTGTGACCGTCCGTACTCGCGTCCGGGCCCGTCGCCTCACCACCGACGGCACCACCTGGCGCGTCGTGGTCGAGGAGCCCGCCGCGGACCAGCCGATCGAGGGGGAGGAGGCGACCCAGGAGGCGGAGCTCGTCGCCGACGCCGTGATCGTCGCGACCTCCGAGCACGGCGCGCGGGAGCTGCTCGCGGGCGCCGTACCCGCCCTCGCGGCCGCCGACGCCGCGCCCGCCCCCGAGATCGAGATCATCAGTCTGCTGCTCGACGCGCCCGCGCTGCGCACCCCGCCCCGCGGCACCGGCGTGCTCACCGTTCCGCACAGCCACACGGCGAAGGCGCTCACACACTCCACGGCGAAGTGGTCGTGGGTGCGGGAGGCCGCGGGCGACCGCGAGGTGGTCCGCGTCTCCTTCGGTGCGCAGGGGGAACCGGCGGCCACCGCGGCGCTGGAGGACGAGGCCGCAATTGACCTCGCCCGTCGGGAGGCCTCGGCGCTCCTGGGCGTCCCGCTGTCGCCCGATCAGGTCGTGGCGGGTCATCGTGGGCGCTTCGTGCAGGCGCAGCCCGCGTCGATCATCGGCTCGGCGGAGCGGCGTGCCGCAGCGCGTCAGGCCGTGCAGGCCGTGCCAGGACTGGCCGCTGTGGGCGCCTGGCTCGCGGGCACGGGGCTCGCGCAGGTCGTGCCGGACGCTGCGAAGGAGGCGGACCGCCTGCGCCGCGCTCTCCTCTGGGACTGA
- a CDS encoding metalloregulator ArsR/SmtB family transcription factor, translating to MADSASDIFAALAHPTRRQILQDLKEGELAAGEIASRFSASGPTISRHLSVLRQAGLVSERRDANRIFYSLVGERLALSVGDFLSTVCPEQIVLREVRKRSRA from the coding sequence ATGGCCGACAGCGCATCCGACATCTTCGCGGCGCTCGCCCATCCCACCCGGCGGCAGATCCTGCAGGACCTCAAGGAGGGGGAGCTCGCCGCCGGGGAGATCGCGTCGCGGTTCTCCGCGAGCGGGCCGACCATCTCCCGGCACCTGAGCGTGCTGCGGCAGGCGGGCCTCGTCAGCGAGCGTCGCGACGCCAACCGCATCTTCTACTCGCTCGTCGGCGAACGCCTGGCCCTCTCCGTGGGCGACTTCCTCTCCACCGTCTGCCCCGAGCAGATCGTCCTCCGCGAGGTCCGCAAGCGCAGTCGGGCCTGA
- a CDS encoding phage holin family protein, with the protein MPRGYRDRADDSLLTLLGDLPELVTNLVKAEIDAAKAWVSRTAKDAGVGSVWFLVALFFLFWAVPVILVFAIAGLSSWWPVWLSALAVFGILIIAVLLFALLGILKFRKVLRRQNPAQAVAEDIRIVKEAGDEHP; encoded by the coding sequence ATGCCCCGCGGATATCGGGATCGCGCCGACGACAGTCTGCTGACGCTGCTCGGCGACCTGCCGGAGCTCGTCACCAATCTCGTCAAGGCCGAGATCGACGCGGCCAAGGCGTGGGTGTCGCGCACGGCGAAGGACGCGGGGGTCGGCTCCGTCTGGTTCCTCGTCGCGCTGTTCTTCCTGTTCTGGGCCGTGCCCGTGATCCTCGTCTTCGCGATCGCGGGACTGTCGTCGTGGTGGCCGGTGTGGCTGTCCGCGCTGGCGGTGTTCGGCATCCTCATCATCGCCGTGCTGCTGTTCGCACTGCTCGGCATCCTGAAGTTCCGCAAGGTGCTCCGTCGCCAGAACCCGGCACAGGCCGTGGCCGAAGACATCCGAATCGTGAAGGAGGCCGGCGATGAGCACCCCTGA
- the hemC gene encoding hydroxymethylbilane synthase: MSTPIRLGTRRSALAQAQSGHVAAALEKVTGRRVELVPITSEGDTNRASLSEIGGLGIFATRLREALLAGECDFLVHSLKDLPTAVPESLVIAATPRREDARDVVLTRHGIPLHELPAGSAVGTGSPRRIAQVHRRAPRAHVVDIRGNVDSRLARVTSGELDAVILAAAGLSRLGTDSPLHREELGLAEWPTAPGQGSLAVETRADAPEELRTALSALDHRETRLAITVERAILEGLDAGCQAPMAAHAVVQDSEIRVRTVVYAPDGGRRIGLDVTEALNGEYIHRNGSGNGADAADGADPMHAAREFGLAVARRLLDQGAADLVPQEQSELS; this comes from the coding sequence ATGAGCACCCCCATCCGTCTCGGCACCCGCCGCAGCGCGCTCGCGCAGGCGCAGTCGGGTCACGTCGCCGCCGCGCTCGAGAAGGTCACCGGCCGCCGCGTCGAACTCGTCCCGATCACCAGCGAGGGCGACACCAATCGCGCCTCGCTGTCGGAGATCGGCGGCCTCGGCATCTTCGCCACCCGTCTCCGTGAGGCCCTCCTCGCCGGCGAGTGCGACTTCCTCGTGCACTCCCTCAAGGACCTCCCCACGGCGGTGCCGGAGTCGCTCGTCATCGCCGCGACGCCCCGACGGGAGGATGCCCGCGACGTGGTGCTCACCCGACACGGCATCCCGCTGCACGAGCTCCCGGCGGGGAGCGCCGTGGGTACCGGCTCCCCGCGACGTATCGCCCAGGTCCACCGCCGTGCGCCTCGCGCCCACGTCGTGGACATTCGCGGCAACGTCGACTCCCGCCTCGCGCGCGTCACCTCCGGAGAGCTGGACGCCGTGATCCTCGCCGCCGCCGGCCTCTCGCGACTCGGCACGGATTCGCCGCTGCATCGGGAGGAGCTCGGCCTCGCGGAATGGCCGACCGCTCCCGGCCAGGGATCCCTGGCGGTCGAGACACGGGCGGACGCGCCGGAGGAGCTGCGCACGGCGCTGTCGGCGCTGGATCATCGGGAGACGCGGCTCGCGATCACCGTCGAGCGCGCCATCTTGGAGGGACTGGATGCCGGTTGTCAAGCCCCCATGGCGGCGCACGCCGTCGTCCAGGACTCCGAGATCCGCGTCAGGACGGTCGTCTACGCCCCGGACGGCGGTCGGCGGATCGGTCTGGACGTCACGGAAGCCCTGAACGGGGAGTATATTCATCGGAACGGCAGTGGCAATGGTGCGGATGCTGCCGATGGTGCAGACCCGATGCACGCAGCGCGTGAGTTCGGGCTCGCTGTTGCCCGTCGGCTGCTCGATCAAGGGGCGGCCGACCTCGTCCCTCAAGAGCAATCCGAATTGTCATGA
- the hemE gene encoding uroporphyrinogen decarboxylase has translation MALSDALLLRALTGDRPATAPVWFMRQAGRSLPEYRELRVGTRMLDACLTPDLAAEITLQPVRRHGVDAAVFFSDIVIPLRLAGVEVEIEPGRGPVFANPVRTVADVDRITAIDPESLDGSAIAEAVGIVVAELGDTPVIGFAGAPFTLAAYLVEGGPSKEHLRARGMMHAEPEAWHRLAGWLARISRRFLETQRDAGAAVVQLFDSWAGSLSPADYRTFVAPHSRTALDGIGVPTIHFGVGTGPFLGDMRLDGVADGVGVDWRLPLDEAAAILGPDVSVQGNIDPAFLGAPWPVLEAHVRDVLERGRAARGHILNLGHGVPPETDPDQLTRIVELVHAG, from the coding sequence ATGGCACTCTCCGACGCCCTGCTGCTGCGCGCCCTCACCGGCGACCGCCCCGCCACCGCTCCGGTCTGGTTCATGCGCCAGGCCGGCCGCTCCCTGCCCGAGTACCGGGAGCTGCGGGTCGGCACGAGGATGCTCGACGCCTGCCTCACCCCCGACCTCGCCGCCGAGATCACCCTCCAGCCGGTGCGACGGCACGGCGTCGACGCGGCGGTGTTCTTCAGCGACATCGTCATCCCGCTGCGTCTCGCCGGCGTGGAGGTCGAGATCGAGCCCGGCCGCGGTCCGGTCTTCGCGAACCCGGTGCGGACGGTCGCGGACGTCGACCGCATCACGGCCATCGACCCGGAGAGCCTGGACGGCAGCGCCATCGCGGAGGCCGTCGGCATCGTCGTCGCGGAGCTCGGCGACACTCCGGTCATCGGCTTCGCGGGGGCGCCCTTCACTCTCGCCGCGTACCTCGTCGAGGGCGGTCCGTCCAAGGAGCACCTGCGCGCCCGCGGCATGATGCACGCGGAGCCCGAGGCCTGGCACCGTCTCGCGGGCTGGCTGGCGCGGATCTCGCGGCGGTTCCTGGAGACGCAGCGCGATGCCGGCGCCGCGGTCGTGCAGCTCTTCGACAGTTGGGCGGGCTCCCTCAGCCCCGCCGACTACCGCACCTTCGTGGCGCCGCACTCCCGCACGGCTCTGGATGGCATCGGCGTTCCGACGATCCACTTCGGCGTCGGCACCGGGCCCTTCCTCGGCGATATGCGGCTCGACGGCGTCGCGGACGGCGTGGGGGTCGACTGGCGGCTGCCCCTCGACGAGGCCGCCGCGATCCTCGGTCCCGACGTGTCGGTGCAGGGCAACATCGATCCCGCGTTCCTCGGCGCGCCGTGGCCGGTGCTCGAGGCGCATGTCCGCGACGTGCTCGAGCGCGGTCGCGCGGCCCGCGGGCACATCCTCAACCTCGGCCACGGCGTGCCCCCGGAGACCGACCCCGACCAGCTCACGCGCATCGTCGAGCTCGTGCACGCCGGCTGA